Below is a window of Pseudodesulfovibrio sp. 5S69 DNA.
GCCGACAACCAGCGGACGCTCAAGCAGGCCGATGCTCAGGGTCGAGCGGAACTGGGAAAAGAGGGCAAAAAAAAAGCGACCATGGCAAACCAGGCGAAGGTGTGCTGAATGACCATGTCCTAGAACCTCACCTGCACGGGGTCGTTGGGGACACACCGGAAGTCCAGCTCCACGCCCTTGCGGTTCAGGTGGCGCAGACAGGTCTCATCCTCGTCCGACAGGGCGACGCTCGGGGATATCTGGCGCTTGCCCGGACTGTAGTGGACGTTGCCTATGTTCAGTACGTGGAAGTCGAGCCCGGAGTCAAAGGCGCGGCGGGCGTCGGCACAGTTGGAAAAGAGGATGATGGCGTCGTGGTCGCCGGGCGCGGAGAAGAGCCTAGACATGGTCGCAGGCACCTCGTCCACGGTGACAAAGGAACTCTTCACCGCCTGGGGGATGGCCAGGGACATGATCTCCTGCTGAAGGATGTCGTGGGCCAGTTCGTCGTTGGCCACAACAACGTTTTTGGCGCCGGTGTACGGCAGCCACGTCTCGATGATCTGGCCGTGAATCAAGCGGTTGTCGATACGAACGAGAGTCACGGCATCATACCTATTTTTTCGCTTTTTTACGCAGCATCGCTCCGGCGACCTTGATCCCCTGCTGCCCCGCTTCCATGACCTTTTCGGCCAGTTCGGGCAACTTCATGGACCGGGCCTGGAGCGCCGCTACTACCATGGGGAGATTGACGCCGGTAATGACTTCGAGATTTTCCGACTTCATGAGGGAGAGGGACATGGTCGTGGGGGAACCGCCGAACAGGTCGGTCAGAGCCAGGACGCCCTTGCCCTGCTCAAGGGACTGGATCGCCTTGCGCACGCCTTCCAGGGCCTCGTCCACGCCCTTTTGCACGTCAATACCCACGGCCAGGCAGTTTTCCTGCGGTCCCATGACCATTTCCGCGGCCTGGAGCAGGCTCTCGCCGAAGGTTCCGTGGGTGACCAGCACCACGCCGATCACAACGTCTTTTTTGTCAGTCTTTGCAGCCATGTCTAACCGAGTTCCATGTGTCGATGTTCGATCGATACCGTATACCCTTTTTCCTTGAGGGTTGCCAGCACCGACTCGGCCACGGAAACCGACCGGTGTCGTCCGCCGGTACAGCCCAGAGCCAGGGTGATACGGTAGCGCCCTTCTTCGGCGTAAAGCGGCAGGAGATAGAGCAGAAATTCATGGAAACGCTTGATGAACCCGGTGCCCGTCGGGTTGCCCAGGACATAGTCGGAGACCTCCTTGTCCAGGCCGGACATGGGGCGCAGGGACTTGTCGAAATAGGGATTGGGCAGGAAACGGAGGTCGAAGACCAGATCGGCCTCGGACGGGACGCCGTACTTGAAGCCGAAGGTGATGATGTGCACCCGCATGCCCATGCCCACTTCCTCGAGGGACGACCATTTGGTCTGGATGACCCGGCGCAGATCGTGGATGGAATAGTCCGTGGTGTCCAGGACCAGGACCGCCTCTTGCCGCACCGGTTCCAGGAGTTTCTTTTCCATCTCCAGGGCCTGTTCGAGGCCGAGGTTGCGGGATTCCAGCGGATGTGGCCTGCGCGTGGTGGCGTAGCGGCGGACCAACTCGGCCATCTTGGCTTCGAGAAACAGGACCTGCGGGGTGATGCCGAGTTCGGCGAACCCTTCCAAGGCCTTGCCCCAGCCGTCCACGAACTCGAACTGACGCAGGTCCATGCCGAGCGCCAGGCCGCGATACTTGGTGTCGAAGGAGAGGATGAGGTCGGCCAGCTTGGGCGACATCTCGGAGGGCAGCCCGTCGATGCAGAAGAACCCCAGGTCTTCGAAGACCCGGATGGCGGTGCTCTTGCCGGATCCGGAGAGCCCGGTGACGATCACTACGGGGAAGGGGTTGGTCGAGGTCAACGGAGTCCGCCCATGAGGTTATACGACCTTGAGAAGGGCCCAAAGGGCTTCGAGATCATCGGCCGACAGGAACGCCTTGCGGAATTCCTCGTCCTTGAGAAGACGGGAGATCTGGGCCAGGACGCGCAGGTGCATACCCGCCACCTGTTCCGGGGCGAGTACCAGGAAAAATATGGTGCACGGGCTGTGGTCGAGCGCCTCGAACTCCACGCCCTTGCGGCTGCGGCCCACGACCACGATGACCTTTTCCAGGTCTTCGAGCTTGCCGTGGGGGATGGCGATGCCGTCCCCTATGCCGGTGGAGCCGAGTCCTTCACGATCGAGAAGGACTCGGACCGCGCGGTCCGTGTCCATCTCTGGATATTGCTCGCCCAAGGGGGCGACGAGTTCCTTCAGTACGTCCGACTTCGTCTCGGACTCGAGTTCGGGAAGGATCAGTTCCTTCGCCAGATAATCACTGAGTTTCATGCTTAGTTTCCGGGGTCGATAAGGCCGTAATCGCCGTTCTTTCTCTTGTATATCACGTTGACGCCGTCGGTCTCCGCGTTGAGGAAGACCAGGAATTCATTGTCACGGGCATCGAGCTGCATGGCGGCCTCGTCCACGGACATGGGCTTGGGCTCGTATGCATCGGTGCCGACGATGGTGGGAGACGAACCGGGGGCGATGTCCTCGTAGGACAGGTAGTTCATCTGGACCATTTTATTGGGACGCGCCTGTCTGGGGCGGTTCTTCATCTTTTCACGCATCTTGCGAAGCTGGGCTTCCAGCTTGTCCAGGACCATGTCGATGGTGGAGTACATGTCTTCCGAGTCTTCATAGGCCGAGATATGGATGCGATCCGAATTCAGGATCACGTCCGCCTTGTGGCGGAACTTGTCGACCAGCAGGTTGACCTGGAGATCGGCCTCCGCGTCGGGAACGTATTTCGCTACCTTTTCAAAACGCTTTTCCGCGTACCCCTTGAGGTGATCGGAAGGATCGAAGTTCTTGAAAGTGAAGCTGATGTTCATACGCTGCCTCCTGGTTGAGAGTGCTTCAAGCAGAATCTAGAAGTACTGCTTACGTTTTGAAGACGAAGGAATGCCCATGGCCGAGCGGTATTTGGCGACCGTACGCCGGGCGATGTTCACTTCCAGCTTTTCCTGGAGGATTTCGCCGATTCGCTCGTCGCTGAGCGGTTTCTTCGTGTCTTCGTCTGCGATCATTTGCTTGATGAGCGCCTTGACGCTCTCCGAGCCCACCTGGGAACCGTCGTTCAGGTCCAGGGCCGAGTTGAAGAAGAACTTCAACTCGAAAATGCCGTGCGGCGTTGAAACGTACTTATTGGTCGTAATCCGGCTCACGGTGGATTCGTGCATTTCGATGTCCTCCGCCACCTCCTTGAGGATCAGGGGTTTGAGCTTTGTCACGCCCTCCTCGAAGAATGCCCGTTGGAAGCCGACAATGCTCTCAACTACTTTATACAGGGTTCGCTGCCGCTGGTACAGACTTTTCATCAACCATGCGGCGGAACGCATCTTTTCCTGAAAATACTCCTTCTCCTTGTCGGCCGCCCCCTTCATGGAATCCATGTAGAAGGTGTTCATCTGCAACCTCGGCATGCCGTCCTCGTTGAGGATGATGACGAAGTCGTCGCCGTACTTGTAGACGAACACGTCCGGACTGACGTAATGCGGCTCGGTGCTGGAAAAATTGGCACCCGGCATGGGATCGAGCGTCTGCATCAGATCCAGGTACGCCTTGAGATCGTCCATGGATATCTTGAATTTGCGCGCCAGAGGCTTGTAGCGGTTCTTTTCCAGATCCTCCAGGTGATCGCTCACCAGGGAGACCAGGATCGGATCGTCGTATCCGAGGACTTCCATCTGGACCAACAGGCACTCCTGCGGGGTGCGGGCCCCCACGCCGACCGGGTCCAGATGCCGGATACGGTTCAGGACGGACTCGACCTCTTCATCGGAGGCCTGGACCATAGCGGTCAGTTCCTCCATGGAGGCCTGAAGATAGCCGTTGGAATCGAGGTTGCCGAGGATGACATCGCCGATGGCCAGTTCGTGCTCGGTGAAATTGGACAAACGCATCTGCCAGTTCAGATGTCCCTCCAACGAGGGCTTGGAGGCCAGGCGGGCTTCCAAGGACATGCCCTCCTCGGGCATCTCCATGTCGCGGGACAGGGCTTGCTTGGAGGTGGAGGAAAATTCGCCGAGGTAGTTCTCCCAGTCCGCGTTGCGGACCAGTTCCTCTTCGGCCTGGGATTCGGTCAGCACTTCCGGCTTGTCGGGGACCTCGGTGTCGGTCTCGGTTTCGTCAAGGAAAGGATTCTCCAACAATTCCTGCTGCACCGTCTCCAGCAGTTCAAGCCGCGACAATTGCAGCAGCTTGATGGCCTGCTGCAACTGGGGCGTCATGACCAGTTGCTGTGAGAGCTTGAGCTGTTGCCGAAGTTCCAATCCCATGATTCGTTACTCGCTTGAGGTTGTGCTTATCGGTTGCCGGATAAAGAAACTTTTTTTCGACCGCCAGATATTTTTTCCGGTTCAACTATGTCATAGCGGATTAAAGGATGCAACACAATTGTGCTAACATCCTGTTTCTATTAATAATTAATCAAATATGTTCTGGTATGAAAAAAGTGTACCAACCTTTGGGGACGGTGTAAATCGGGAAAGCGGAAAAAAAGACGGGAGGGGGCGGCTTACAACCGAAAATCCTCGCCCAGGTATATCTGCCGGGCGCGGCTGGACTTGACGATCTCGGAAGGAGCCCCTTCCAGGATGATCGTGCCTTCGTATACCAGATAGGCTCGGTCGCAGATATTCAGGGTTTCCCTGACGTTGTGGTCGGAGATGAGGATGCCGATTTCCATGGACTTGAGCACGGAGATGATCTCCTGGATGTCGATGACCGCGATGGGATCAATGCCCGCGAAGGGCTCGTCCAGCAGAATGAATTGGGGATCGAGGATGAGCGCCCGGGCGATCTCCAGCCTGCGCCGCTCGCCGCCGGACAGGAACATGGCCGCCTGATCCGCCAGCTTGGTGATGGTGAACATCTCCAGGAGTTCATCGGCCCTGGCCCGTTGTTGCCGCGAGGTCAGGGAGGTCTGTTCGAGGATGATCTCCAGGTTCTGGCGCACGGTCAACTTCTTGAAGATGGAGCTCTCCTGGGGCAGATAACTCACCCCCATGCGGGCTCGCTCATGCAGGGGTTTGCCCGTGAGCACGCGACCGCCCAGGGAAACCTCCCCGGTGTTGGGCTGGACGATGCCCACAAGCATGTAGAACGTGGTCGTCTTGCCCGCGCCGTTGGGGCCGAGCAGGCCGACCACCTCGCGGGCGTCGAGTTTGATGTTGATACCGTGCACGACCTCTTTCTGGCCGTACCGCTTGGACAGGTTCGTTGCGCGCAGACCCTCGGCCATCTACTGCACCTTCAGGTTGCCGGGGGTCATGAACACGGCCTTGACGCGTTGCTTGCCGCCGATGACCTCGGACCGGTCATCCTTGATGTGGAAGTTGATGACTTCGCCGGTCAGAGAGTTGGGGCCGTCCTGGAGCTTGGGATTCTGTTCCATCTTGAGAAGCTGCGGGCCCACCAGGTAGGTCAGCATGCCGCAGGTTCCCTCTGTGGTCCCCTTCTTGGCCCGCACGTTGCCTTCGGCCACGATGCGGTCCACACTGTCGGCGGAGAATTTCTTGTCGGTACTGGACGCGAGATAGGCCGAGAGCTTGTCGGCCCACAGAGTCAGCTCGCCGTGGGTGGCGATCACGTGGCCCACGAAGGAAATGACCTTGCCGGTCTCGTCGTAGGTCATGCGGTCGGAGGTGATCTTCACCGGCATGCGGCTCGGGTCCACGCCCACCGGGATGGGCGCGGGCGGCGTTTCGGCCACCTGGGCCTTGACCTCGCCCTCACCGGAATCCTTCCGGGGCGCGGCGACGGGTTTCGCCTCGGCCTTCCCGGCTTTAACCACCTTGAGATACTTGGCGTTGGCGTAGCCGACGGCCTTGGCCGGGTCGCGGTCCTTCTCACCCAGTTCGAACACGGCCAGCCAGCCGTTCTTGGGGAAGTCGGTCCGGACCCGCTGCCCCTTGGCCAGGGTGACCACGTGCTCGGCGCCGGGTTCGGGAGCCTTGCGGACATTGAGGTTGACCGTGGCCTCGCGCACCTCGCCCCAATCCTGGGCCAAGGCCCGGACCGGAACCAGCAGCAGGGCCAGCACCAGCAGTATTCCCGTATGGCGAACCGTTTTCAGCAACGTATCATTCCTTGTTATCTTGCAAAGGACTCCTTCCCAGTCCTTTGGGGGCCAGCAGCGCTTCCACGCCGCCTGCGGCCACCAGTTGTCGCGAGACCAGATCGATTTCCAGGGCCTTGGCCTGGACGGTCATGTCCGGTCGGCGCACCGTGACGCCGCCCTTGAGATACACTTTACCTATTGCGCCCACATAATCAAGATGCTGGGCGTCCAGGGCCATGTTGCCGAACCGGCCGCTGACCCCGTCGTACAACGTCAGGTTGTCGTTTTTCTGATCCACCTCGCCCCGGTCCGCCTGAACATAGACCTCCCGGCGGTCCTCGCCGAAATAGGCGGTCAGCTGGGGGAAATCCACGGCGATCATGCCAAGCTCCTGGTTGTATTTGGCGCTCTTGGCCAACAGCTTCCAGGTCATGCTGCCTTCCTTGCCCTGGACCAGTTCGATGTCCTCGGCCGAGACGTCGGCGTCGGCGAACACATCCTCGCGGGACACGGGTGCCTGCGCGGCGGTATCCTGGTTTTCCAGGATGGGTTCGGAGAAAAAGAGCGCGTTGGCGCCCAGGCCGAGGAGCAACCCCAGGGCGAAGATGATGAGAAGGACCAGAGCAGGACGCCCTTTCATCTAATCCACCCAGCGCCGCAGGGCCTGATCCTTGAGCCCCCGTGCTTCGAGAATGAATGCGATGGCCTCGCGGACGGCGCCCTGCCCGCCCTTGCGGGTGGACACCCAGTCCGCGGCCTCGATCGCCTCGGGCACCGCGTTGGGCACGCTCAGGGCCAGCCCCGCGCGGCGCATCACGGCCAGATCGATCCAGTCGTCGCCCATGTAGGCGGCTTCTTCCGGAGCGACCCCGACATCTTCGCACATCTTCTCGAAGAGGGGCAGCTTGCGGTGGCGGCCCGCGTAATAATGTTCGATCCCGAGTTCATTGACGCGCTTCTCCACCGGCTTCTGGTCCAGCCCGGTAATGACCCCGATCTCAAGGCCCACAGTCTGGGCCACCTTGATGCCGAGGCCGTCCTGCACGCTGAACCGCTTCATGAGGATGCCCTCGTCGCCGTAGTACAGACCGCCGTCGGTCAGCACGCCGTCCACGTCGAGCACCAGCAGCCTGATTTTTTTCGCCAGTGCGGTTGCTTCAGCCACGATTGATCTCCCACAGGGCCAGGAGCCGCTTCAGCAGGGCTTCGACCTCGTTCAGGGGCAGGGAATTGGGGCCGTCGCACAGCGCCTTGTCCGGGTTGGGATGGACTTCCATGAACACGCCGTCCGCGCCCGCGGCCACGGCGGCCGAGGCCAGGACCGGCACGTATTCGCGCTGTCCCCCCGACGCGCCGCCCAATCCGCCGGGCAGTTGCACCGAGTGGGTGGCGTCCATGATCACCGGGACGCCGAAGGCCCGCATCTGGGGAATGGAGCGCATGTCCACCACCAGGTTGTTGTAGCCGTAAGTGGAGCCGCGCTCGGTCAGCCAGACCTGGTCATTGCCCGCCGCGCGGAGCTTGTCGACCACGTTCTTCATGTCCCAGGGGGCCAGGAACTGCCCCTTCTTGACGTTGACCACCCTACCCGTTTCGGCGGCGGCCACCAGCAGGTCCGTCTGGCGGCAGAGGAAGGCCGGAATCTGCAGGACGTCCGCCACTTCGGCCACGGGTGCGGCCTGCTCGGGGTGGTGGATGTCCGTGACCACGGGCAGGCCCGTAGTCCGCTTGACCTCGGCCAGGATCTTGAGCCCCTCTTCCAGTCCCGGCCCACGAAAACTGGTCAGCGAGGTCCGGTTGGCCTTGTCGAAAGAGCTCTTGTAGATGAGGGGGATGTCCAGTTTGGCGGCCAGTCCGGCGAGCACACCGGCGGTCTGAAGCGCGATCTCCCTTGTCTCAATGGCACAGGGTCCGGCCAGAATGAACGGGCCGGACCGGCTGGCGGTATACAGGTCTGCCATAGGCTACTTCTTGGCCTTCTCGTCTTTGGATGCCTTGATGAATTCCCTGAACAGCGGATGCGGCTTCATGGGATTGGACTTGAATTCCGGGTGGAACTGGCAGCCCAGGAACCAGGGATGGCCGGGCAGCTCCACGATCTCCACCAGGGATTCGTCCGGAGCCGTGCCGGACAAGACCATGCCGTTCTGCTCGAACTGCTCGATGTACTTGTTGTTGTACTCGAAGCGATGGCGGTGCCGCTCGTCGATGTTCGCGGCCTTGTAGGCCTCATAGGCCTTGGTGTCTTTCTTGAGCTTGCACGGGTAGGAACCCAGGCGCATGGTACCGCCCTTCTCGGACTCCTCGCAACGGGTCTCGGTCTTCTTGGTCCGGAAGTCGAACCACTCCTTCATCAGGTAGATGATATTGTGCGGGGTGGCCTTGTCGAACTCCTCGGAGTTGGCCCCTTCCAGGCCGATAACGTTGCGGGCGAATTCGATACAGGCGCACTGCATGCCCAGGCAGATGCCGAAGAAGGGCACCTTGTTCTCACGGGCGTACTTGATGGACAGGATCTTGCCCTCGATCCCGCGCGAACCGAAGCCGCCGGGCACCAAGATGCCGTCCAGCCCCTTGAGTTTCTTCTCCACGTTGGCCGCGGTGACCTTTTCGGAATTGACGTACTCCAGCTCCACCTTGACCTCGTTGGCCACGCCGCCGTGGATCAGCGCCTCGTGCAGGCTCTTGTAGGCCTCGGTCAGGTCGACGTACTTGCCGACGATGCCGATCTTGACCGATCCCTTGGGGTTGTCCAGGTTGTAGACGAGGTTTTCCCAGGGGGCGAGTTCGGCGTTCTTGGCGGGCAGCTTCAGGAGGATGGCGATCTTCTGGTCCACGCCTTCGTTGTAGAATTCAAGCGGCACCTTATAGATATTGTCCACATCCACGCCGGTAAACACGGCGTCCTGGTCCACGTCGCAGAACAGGGCGATCTTCTTTTTGAGATCCTCGGGCAGGCGCACTTCGGAGCGGGCGATGATGATGTCGGGCTGGATGCCCACGCTGCGCAGCTCCTTGACCGAGTGCTGGGTGGGCTTAGTCTTCAGTTCGCCCGCGGCCTTGATGTACGGCACCAGGGTCAGGTGAATGAACAGGACGTTCTCCTTGCCCAGGTCGTTCTTGAGCTGGCGGATGGCCTCCAGGAACGGCTGGCCCTCGATGTCGCCCACGGTGCCGCCGATCTCGATCAGGGCCACGTCCTCGCCGTTGGGCAGGTTGATGACCGCCTCCTTGATGGCGTCGGTGATGTGCGGGATGACCTGCACGGTGCCGCCCAGGTAGTCGCCGCGCCGCTCCTTCTGGATGACGGAGTTGTAGATGGAGCCGGAGGTGTAGTTGTTCTGCTGGCTCAGGGCCGTGCCCAGATAGCGCTCGTAGTGGCCGAGGTCGAGGTCGGTCTCGGCGCCGTCATCGGTGACGTACACCTCCCCGTGCTGGAAGGGGTTCATGGTGCCGGGGTCGACGTTGATGTAGGGATCAAGCTTCTGAATGGTGGCTTTGAGACCGCGGGCCTGGAGAAGTGCGCCGATGGATGCCGCGGCCAGGCCCTTGCCCAGGGAGGAAAGAACACCACCGGTAATAAATATGAACTTGGTTTTCATACGTCAGAAAGCCCCTTGGTTATGCTTGAATTATAAGGATATATTATGACCGATCTCTTCTTTCGGCCATGTTGACTGTCGTGCGTCGGACACGTATGTTCCTGCCCAGCACGTCGCTGCTTCGCAAATTTTGCAGGGTACTGCGACAAAGTCAATATGAAGAGGAGATTTTCATGGCCCGCGTCAATGCACTCGTCATCACCGGATACGGCACCAACTGCGAGAAGGAATCCGCCTACGCCCTGCAGGAAGCTGGTGCGGATAATGCCGATATCGTTTACTTTTCCGATCTCGCAGCGGGCCATGTCCGCATGGACGACTACAACTACCTGCTCTGCCCGGGCGGATTTCTCGACGGCGACGACCTGGGTGCGGCCCAGGCGGCGGCCCTGCGCTGGCGGTGGTCGAACGACGCGGACGGCAAGCCCGTCCTGGATCAGTTGAAGGGTTTCTTCGACAAGGGCGGCATCATCCTCGGCATCTGCAACGGCTTTCAACTGCTCTGCAAACTCGGCCTGCTCCCGGGCATCGGCGGCCGCTACTTCGAACGCCAGGTCTCCCTGTCCTACAACGACTCCGGCCGGTTCGAGGACCGCTGGGTGCGGCTCAAGACCAACCCGGCCTCGCCCTGCGTGTTCACCAAGGGCATCGAGTATCTCGACGTGCCCATCCGCCACGGCGAGGGCAAGATCATCCCCATGGACGACGCCACGTTCCAGGCGTTGCAGGACGAAAATCTCATCGCGGTCCAGTACGTCCACCCCGAGACCAACGAGGTGACCCTGGAATACCCGTTCAATCCCAACGGCTCTCCGCTGGGCATCGCCGGGCTGACCGACCCCACCGGCCGCATCCTGGGCCTCATGCCCCACCCCGAGGCGTACAACCACAAGACCAACCACCCGTCCTGGACGCGCGGCACCGATCCGGCCATCCCGCTCGGCCTGACCATGCTCGAAGCCGGGGTGCGCTACCTTAAAGAGAGGTAGCCCCGGCCATGGCCGTACCCTCTGCGCCCCAACCGCCTGCCGGGACCACCTGGCGCGACCTCATGGACGTGGCCTTCGGCGAGGCGTGCAAGGCCGCCCAGGCGGGCGAGGCCCCCATCGGCGCGGCCCTGTTCACGCCCACGGGCACCCTGCTCGCCGCGGCGCACAACCGGCCCATCGCCAGCCACGATCCCACCGGGCACGCGGAGATTCTCTGCCTGCGCGAGGCGGCCCGCGTGCTGGGCAACTACCGCCTGCCGGACACTATCATGGCCGTAACCCTGGAGCCGTGTCTGATGTGCACGGGCGCGCTTATCCACGCCCGGGTGGCCGGGGTGGTTTTCGCGGCCCGGGACGAACGCGCCGGGGCCCTTGTCTCCAATATGCAGGGCTGCTCCCTGCCGTTTGCCAACCATCGGCTGTGGACCATGGAGGGCGTCATGGGAACCGAGTGCTCCGCCCTGCTCAAACGATTTTTCCTGGAGCGGAGAAAATAGGCCGTCCCTCTTTACAACGGGATAATCCGCCTTATTTTCTCCTATTCAGACCTATATATCTATTCAGGAGAGACATATGATCATCGCACTGCCCACCCGCGACGGCCTTATCGACGACCATTTCGGCCACTGCGACCACTATACGCTCGTGACCGTGCAGGACAACCGGATCGCCTTCAGCGAACGCATGGATTCCCCCCAGGGATGCGGCTGCAAGTCCGACATCGCCCCCA
It encodes the following:
- a CDS encoding PTS sugar transporter subunit IIB yields the protein MTLVRIDNRLIHGQIIETWLPYTGAKNVVVANDELAHDILQQEIMSLAIPQAVKSSFVTVDEVPATMSRLFSAPGDHDAIILFSNCADARRAFDSGLDFHVLNIGNVHYSPGKRQISPSVALSDEDETCLRHLNRKGVELDFRCVPNDPVQVRF
- the lptB gene encoding LPS export ABC transporter ATP-binding protein; this encodes MAEGLRATNLSKRYGQKEVVHGINIKLDAREVVGLLGPNGAGKTTTFYMLVGIVQPNTGEVSLGGRVLTGKPLHERARMGVSYLPQESSIFKKLTVRQNLEIILEQTSLTSRQQRARADELLEMFTITKLADQAAMFLSGGERRRLEIARALILDPQFILLDEPFAGIDPIAVIDIQEIISVLKSMEIGILISDHNVRETLNICDRAYLVYEGTIILEGAPSEIVKSSRARQIYLGEDFRL
- the rapZ gene encoding RNase adapter RapZ; amino-acid sequence: MTSTNPFPVVIVTGLSGSGKSTAIRVFEDLGFFCIDGLPSEMSPKLADLILSFDTKYRGLALGMDLRQFEFVDGWGKALEGFAELGITPQVLFLEAKMAELVRRYATTRRPHPLESRNLGLEQALEMEKKLLEPVRQEAVLVLDTTDYSIHDLRRVIQTKWSSLEEVGMGMRVHIITFGFKYGVPSEADLVFDLRFLPNPYFDKSLRPMSGLDKEVSDYVLGNPTGTGFIKRFHEFLLYLLPLYAEEGRYRITLALGCTGGRHRSVSVAESVLATLKEKGYTVSIEHRHMELG
- a CDS encoding KdsC family phosphatase, with the translated sequence MAEATALAKKIRLLVLDVDGVLTDGGLYYGDEGILMKRFSVQDGLGIKVAQTVGLEIGVITGLDQKPVEKRVNELGIEHYYAGRHRKLPLFEKMCEDVGVAPEEAAYMGDDWIDLAVMRRAGLALSVPNAVPEAIEAADWVSTRKGGQGAVREAIAFILEARGLKDQALRRWVD
- a CDS encoding LptA/OstA family protein codes for the protein MLKTVRHTGILLVLALLLVPVRALAQDWGEVREATVNLNVRKAPEPGAEHVVTLAKGQRVRTDFPKNGWLAVFELGEKDRDPAKAVGYANAKYLKVVKAGKAEAKPVAAPRKDSGEGEVKAQVAETPPAPIPVGVDPSRMPVKITSDRMTYDETGKVISFVGHVIATHGELTLWADKLSAYLASSTDKKFSADSVDRIVAEGNVRAKKGTTEGTCGMLTYLVGPQLLKMEQNPKLQDGPNSLTGEVINFHIKDDRSEVIGGKQRVKAVFMTPGNLKVQ
- the lptC gene encoding LPS export ABC transporter periplasmic protein LptC, with the translated sequence MKGRPALVLLIIFALGLLLGLGANALFFSEPILENQDTAAQAPVSREDVFADADVSAEDIELVQGKEGSMTWKLLAKSAKYNQELGMIAVDFPQLTAYFGEDRREVYVQADRGEVDQKNDNLTLYDGVSGRFGNMALDAQHLDYVGAIGKVYLKGGVTVRRPDMTVQAKALEIDLVSRQLVAAGGVEALLAPKGLGRSPLQDNKE
- a CDS encoding CTP synthase; protein product: MKTKFIFITGGVLSSLGKGLAAASIGALLQARGLKATIQKLDPYINVDPGTMNPFQHGEVYVTDDGAETDLDLGHYERYLGTALSQQNNYTSGSIYNSVIQKERRGDYLGGTVQVIPHITDAIKEAVINLPNGEDVALIEIGGTVGDIEGQPFLEAIRQLKNDLGKENVLFIHLTLVPYIKAAGELKTKPTQHSVKELRSVGIQPDIIIARSEVRLPEDLKKKIALFCDVDQDAVFTGVDVDNIYKVPLEFYNEGVDQKIAILLKLPAKNAELAPWENLVYNLDNPKGSVKIGIVGKYVDLTEAYKSLHEALIHGGVANEVKVELEYVNSEKVTAANVEKKLKGLDGILVPGGFGSRGIEGKILSIKYARENKVPFFGICLGMQCACIEFARNVIGLEGANSEEFDKATPHNIIYLMKEWFDFRTKKTETRCEESEKGGTMRLGSYPCKLKKDTKAYEAYKAANIDERHRHRFEYNNKYIEQFEQNGMVLSGTAPDESLVEIVELPGHPWFLGCQFHPEFKSNPMKPHPLFREFIKASKDEKAKK
- the hpf gene encoding ribosome hibernation-promoting factor, HPF/YfiA family, with protein sequence MNISFTFKNFDPSDHLKGYAEKRFEKVAKYVPDAEADLQVNLLVDKFRHKADVILNSDRIHISAYEDSEDMYSTIDMVLDKLEAQLRKMREKMKNRPRQARPNKMVQMNYLSYEDIAPGSSPTIVGTDAYEPKPMSVDEAAMQLDARDNEFLVFLNAETDGVNVIYKRKNGDYGLIDPGN
- the rpoN gene encoding RNA polymerase factor sigma-54; the encoded protein is MGLELRQQLKLSQQLVMTPQLQQAIKLLQLSRLELLETVQQELLENPFLDETETDTEVPDKPEVLTESQAEEELVRNADWENYLGEFSSTSKQALSRDMEMPEEGMSLEARLASKPSLEGHLNWQMRLSNFTEHELAIGDVILGNLDSNGYLQASMEELTAMVQASDEEVESVLNRIRHLDPVGVGARTPQECLLVQMEVLGYDDPILVSLVSDHLEDLEKNRYKPLARKFKISMDDLKAYLDLMQTLDPMPGANFSSTEPHYVSPDVFVYKYGDDFVIILNEDGMPRLQMNTFYMDSMKGAADKEKEYFQEKMRSAAWLMKSLYQRQRTLYKVVESIVGFQRAFFEEGVTKLKPLILKEVAEDIEMHESTVSRITTNKYVSTPHGIFELKFFFNSALDLNDGSQVGSESVKALIKQMIADEDTKKPLSDERIGEILQEKLEVNIARRTVAKYRSAMGIPSSSKRKQYF
- a CDS encoding PTS sugar transporter subunit IIA, whose translation is MKLSDYLAKELILPELESETKSDVLKELVAPLGEQYPEMDTDRAVRVLLDREGLGSTGIGDGIAIPHGKLEDLEKVIVVVGRSRKGVEFEALDHSPCTIFFLVLAPEQVAGMHLRVLAQISRLLKDEEFRKAFLSADDLEALWALLKVV
- the kdsA gene encoding 3-deoxy-8-phosphooctulonate synthase; amino-acid sequence: MADLYTASRSGPFILAGPCAIETREIALQTAGVLAGLAAKLDIPLIYKSSFDKANRTSLTSFRGPGLEEGLKILAEVKRTTGLPVVTDIHHPEQAAPVAEVADVLQIPAFLCRQTDLLVAAAETGRVVNVKKGQFLAPWDMKNVVDKLRAAGNDQVWLTERGSTYGYNNLVVDMRSIPQMRAFGVPVIMDATHSVQLPGGLGGASGGQREYVPVLASAAVAAGADGVFMEVHPNPDKALCDGPNSLPLNEVEALLKRLLALWEINRG
- a CDS encoding phosphoribosylformylglycinamidine synthase subunit PurQ; its protein translation is MARVNALVITGYGTNCEKESAYALQEAGADNADIVYFSDLAAGHVRMDDYNYLLCPGGFLDGDDLGAAQAAALRWRWSNDADGKPVLDQLKGFFDKGGIILGICNGFQLLCKLGLLPGIGGRYFERQVSLSYNDSGRFEDRWVRLKTNPASPCVFTKGIEYLDVPIRHGEGKIIPMDDATFQALQDENLIAVQYVHPETNEVTLEYPFNPNGSPLGIAGLTDPTGRILGLMPHPEAYNHKTNHPSWTRGTDPAIPLGLTMLEAGVRYLKER
- a CDS encoding PTS sugar transporter subunit IIA; its protein translation is MAAKTDKKDVVIGVVLVTHGTFGESLLQAAEMVMGPQENCLAVGIDVQKGVDEALEGVRKAIQSLEQGKGVLALTDLFGGSPTTMSLSLMKSENLEVITGVNLPMVVAALQARSMKLPELAEKVMEAGQQGIKVAGAMLRKKAKK